Proteins co-encoded in one Aspergillus luchuensis IFO 4308 DNA, chromosome 6, nearly complete sequence genomic window:
- the ITT1 gene encoding RBR-type E3 ubiquitin transferase (COG:O;~EggNog:ENOG410PM45;~InterPro:IPR001841,IPR002867,IPR017907,IPR016135, IPR006575,IPR031127,IPR044066,IPR013083;~PFAM:PF05773,PF01485;~go_function: GO:0004842 - ubiquitin-protein transferase activity [Evidence IEA];~go_function: GO:0005515 - protein binding [Evidence IEA];~go_process: GO:0016567 - protein ubiquitination [Evidence IEA]), with product MTELDSFPEDERSVELSSIAAIYPEIKLDPSSPFKASLTLPVKPSAPLRVCFQQQSETEFPAVLTPPTSVDANDPGFSFKTGDHNSASLNRDIHTLSHLPPLCLEIELPQGYPTEEAPIFRLETSPPWLPPSILLGLLDDGKRLWEECGKDLVVYTYIDHLQQLGESAFGVGDTSGGEIQLPRELKIALLDFNNKAERERFEEETFECGVCLEPKKGTICHRLVLCGHVFCVPCLQDFYNTCITEGDVEGVKCLAPGCGKEPNSASSTDGCPKKRKKQDRTLSPSELLQIPLEQETVQRYVFLKRKKKLEADKSTVYCPRQWCQGAARSKRHPKPVDPMTDDLDASDDEDEEGPVFDPLGEEAQLPPMSERVAICEDCNYAFCCVCKKGWHGELVRCFPRREAELSAEEKATEEYLRMYTSACPTCDAPCQKQMGCNHMKCFKCDTHFCYLCSSWLCEDNPYRHFNDINSGCFNRLWDLEGGDGINPDGAAALHRVPDELLDFDDGSDDEDLVAWELGRRPPPPAPVPPRVNNGAAGGNRHRGNNANDLDAAGRAAAAERQAQARAMAEVRRGPDGEPPQVRRPGLQRFLDLVLNDREDEWDSDELDDDF from the coding sequence ATGACAGAGCTGGACTCGTTTCCAGAAGATGAGCGCTCGGTGGAGTTGTCATCCATTGCCGCCATCTACCCAGAGATCAAATTAGATCCGTCCTCGCCATTCAAAGCATCCCTCACTTTACCGGTTAAGCCGTCTGCTCCCCTGCGTGTCTGCTTCCAGCAACAATCTGAGACGGAGTTCCCCGCCGTCCTAACTCCCCCCACCTCCGTTGATGCCAACGATCCCGGCTTTTCTTTCAAGACAGGCGACCATAACTCCGCTAGCCTCAATCGCGATATTCATACACTCTCACATCTTCCACCCCTCTGTCTCGAAATTGAGCTCCCCCAAGGTTACCCTACCGAAGAAGCGCCCATCTTCAGGCTCGAAACAAGCCCTCCGTGGTTGCCACCTTCTATATTATTGGGTCTTTTGGATGACGGAAAACGTCTTTGGGAGGAATGTGGCAAGGACCTCGTGGTATATACATATATCGACCATCTTCAGCAACTGGGGGAGTCTGCTTTTGGGGTTGGTGACACATCCGGTGGCGAAATTCAACTTCCGCGTGAGTTAAAGATCGCATTGCTGGACTTCAACAATAAAGCCGAACGGGAAAGGTTCGAAGAGGAGACCTTTGAATGTGGAGTCTGTCTCGAACCCAAGAAGGGCACGATCTGCCACCGACTCGTGCTTTGTGGGCATGTCTTCTGCGTGCCATGTCTCCAAGACTTTTACAACACTTGTATAACGGAAGGCGATGTCGAAGGTGTCAAGTGCTTGGCTCCTGGCTGTGGTAAAGAACCAAACAGTGCCTCTTCCACCGATGGCTGCCCGAAGAAACGCAAAAAGCAAGATCGAACTCTGAGCCCCAGCGAGCTCCTGCAGATCCCACTGGAACAAGAGACAGTGCAGCGTTATGTTTTCTTGAAacgaaagaagaagctcgaggcCGACAAGTCGACTGTGTATTGCCCACGGCAGTGGTGTCAAGGAGCTGCGCGATCCAAGAGGCACCCTAAGCCCGTGGATCCAATGACAGACGACCTCGACGcctccgatgatgaagatgaagagggacCTGTGTTCGACCCCCTAGGCGAGGAAGCTCAGCTGCCACCAATGTCCGAGCGTGTGGCCATCTGCGAAGATTGCAACTATGCCTTCTGTTGTGTTTGCAAGAAGGGCTGGCACGGCGAACTCGTACGGTGCTTTCCTCGCCGCGAGGCAGAGCTCTCCGCCGAGGAGAAAGCAACGGAGGAGTATCTGCGTATGTACACCTCAGCATGTCCGACATGCGATGCTCCATGCCAGAAGCAAATGGGTTGCAACCATATGAAATGCTTCAAATGTGACACCCACTTCTGCTATCTCTGCTCTAGCTGGCTCTGCGAAGACAACCCCTACCGCCATTTCAACGACATCAACAGTGGATGCTTCAATCGGCTGTGGGATCTGGAAGGTGGTGACGGCATCAACCCCGATGGAGCCGCAGCCTTGCATCGTGTTCCCGACGAACTGCTCGATTTCGACGATGgcagcgacgacgaagacctCGTAGCTTGGGAGCTTGGCAGacgacctccaccccctGCTCCGGTCCCTCCAAGAGTCAACAACGGCGCAGCCGGGGGCAATCGCCATCGTGGAAACAACGCCAACGATCTCGATGCCGCAGGCCGAGCAGCTGCCGCCGAAAGACAAGCTCAAGCACGAGCAATGGCCGAGGTTCGCCGTGGTCCAGATGGCGAGCCTCCCCAAGTCAGACGCCCGGGACTCCAGAGGTTTCTGGACCTGGTCCTGAATGACCGGGAAGACGAATGGGACAGTGACGAGCTAGATGATGATTTCTAG
- a CDS encoding phosphatase PAP2 family protein (COG:I;~EggNog:ENOG410PJMC;~InterPro:IPR036938,IPR039667,IPR039666,IPR000326;~PFAM:PF01569;~TransMembrane:5 (o25-45i52-73o93-112i124-144o156-177i);~go_function: GO:0016787 - hydrolase activity [Evidence IEA]): MADIPLASLSLTHVHYDPSDPISFLSAWLALVPQALCVSYATLIVASREAEVVLMFAGQMGCEALNFVLKRIVKEERPKQMLGKGYGMPSSHAQFMAYLAVYASLFLIYRHSPSLSQSGAALHFWMRVLISLVLCLGAGAVAVSRIYLNYHTPRQVLAGCGAGVICAFAWFFITGLLRSQGWIDWALNLEIFRFFRVRDLVVNEDLAEAGWQRWEAKRKLKRKGPSGQTSSKSE; encoded by the exons ATGGCTGATATACCATTGGCGTCCTTGTCTTTGACTCACGTCCACTAC GACCCCAGTGATCcaatttcctttctttctgcCTGGCTTGCCTTAGTGCCACAAGCGCTATGCGTGAGCTATGCTACCCTGATCGTTGCTTCAAGGGAAGCTGAGGTAGTCTTGATGTTTGCGGGTCAGATGGGTTGCGAGGCACTGAATTTCGTGCTCAAGCGGATTGTCAAAGAGGAAAGGCCAAAAC AAATGTTAGGTAAAGGCTATGGCATGCCCTCTTCTCATGCCCAGTTCATGGCCTATCTCGCCGTCTATGCATCACTCTTCCTCATTTACCGACACAGCCCGAGCTTATCGCAGTCAGGAGCGGCTCTTCACTTCTGGATGCGAGTGTTGATCTCCTTGGTATTGTGTCTCGGTGCTGGTGCAGTAGCAGTTAGCCGCATTTACCTGAACTACCACACCCCCAGGCAGGTCCTGGCTGGATGTGGCGCAGGTGTGATATGCGCATTCGCTTGGTTCTTTATCACCGGGCTTCTTCGATCGCaaggatggattgattgggcCTTGAATCTCGAGATTTTTCGATTCTTTCGTGTGAGAGACTTGGTGGTGAACGAAGATCTCGCCGAGGCCGGATGGCAACGCTGGGAGGCTAAGCGGAAGTTGAAGCGGAAGGGGCCCAGTGGTCAGACATCATCCAAAAGCGAATAG
- a CDS encoding uncharacterized protein (COG:S;~EggNog:ENOG410PQIJ;~InterPro:IPR014839,IPR036322;~TransMembrane:1 (i231-252o);~go_function: GO:0005515 - protein binding [Evidence IEA]) has protein sequence MAFGSDAGKLPKARPREGLQLRPLNVEKGSKRVCCYPSSTVMKSYSQCATRPTSLLTLPPSTVRMFSAAMIRIAVCYDAERNCSADDTFPPQTATWRNNLMALSQRRNLLFVACSHQIYVWEPSGSFQTLGNKPEMIITPVMKVPHASGYIAPASPHAINNILVDDLGRDEVLLLVTDSGNVCGYRVEAIFSALKRATENKEERPLDGSQVDPFFVEFVQASAWGLAIHKFARLIAVSANTGLITVFAFALVNPTSESSSSSYHPDEDDDMIDHGQTWLEVRTKDQFSQLRHLMPARHRTRNVKLTYTGHYANIPCVDFLNCDLDPNGNWMVSTDIDNRLLVWRVWDSLGPFNVNHFNDVSFKFFPETLRSDERGWSVIALDPRTFHRVKSTEEACGGPPIRRAKNGRTVYDLTRANSRIPNASQIYNFFPPAVKIESEEPILPDIFGADCCISRRNGASQAAFADGTSAALRRYPSDGASTEFLDTNGLSTATGNIRPYDFADTFSHRAVNGSVYGDNLSRDGSDVDVGAHNAAGNRHFQSLNRTVQRVDALHIGPGPLTTPEFLQFALLEALGGEAPGTEFYEDEIDYYLAGGTYSSDHELDNADSSSSHNSDTSAAGPIPYPLLDAGSRFPILHFSQTDIRLIPHPFANYATAVCGDPLRQPLTHPVVSIRACDRFNMVKYVPEHGIVIAASQKGRAAVIALTESETTGLSFRIDWIVPLESQEKYGDRPLIPILGMSVSPIQGFEFPPDVPYIPRDVKPDDLAFQFKYLSHDEHNSSLSSSVMLQQNSFNEEINNSEADPSETAAADDDSPPPPPLSLPECHARASSAYQPEESWRGWNPSRHYRLMLMYADHTIMSYEFWYKWNTTDSGSNGQDLDEEDDILLV, from the exons ATGGCGTTCGGTAGCGATGCTGGTAAGCTGCCAAAAGCGCGGCCTCGAGAAGGTCTACAGCTTCGGCCTTTGAATGTCGAGAAAGGGTCCAAAAGAGTATGTTGCTAcccctcttccaccgtcATGAAAAGCTACTCCCAATGCGCAACTCGACCTACAAGCCTGCTGACCCTCCCGCCAAGTACTGTTCGTATGTTTTCTGCTGCCATGATCCGAATCGCTGTCTGTTACGATGCTGAACGAAACTGCAGCGCAGATGATACCTTCCCTCCTCAGACCGCCACTTGGAGGAACAACTTG ATGGCGCTTTCTCAGCGTCGAAACTTGTTGTTCGTCGCCTGTAGTCACCAAATCTATGTCTGGGAGCCATCAGGGTCGTTTCAGACGCTGGGAAACAAACCCGAAATGATAATAACTCCAGTAATGAAAGTGCCTCATGCTAGCGGCTATATTGCACCAGCTTCGCCACATGcgatcaacaacatccttGTGGATGATTTAGGTCGAGACGAGGTCCTGTTACTTGTCACGGATTCCGGCAACGTCTGCGGTTACCGGGTCGAGGccatcttctctgccttgaAGCGAGCGACAGAGAATAAGGAAGAACGTCCCCTCGATGGATCCCAGGTGGATCCGTTCTTTGTGGAATTTGTTCAAGCTAGTGCCTGGGGCCTGGCTATCCATAAATTCGCCCGCCTCATTGCAGTGAGCGCGAACACGGGTCTCATAACCGTTTTTGCCTTTGCACTCGTGAATCCCACTTCGGAAAGCAGTAGCTCAAGCTATCACccagacgaagatgatgatatgatcGATCACGGCCAGACCTGGCTGGAGGTCAGGACTAAGGACCAGTTCAGTCAGCTGCGGCATCTGATGCCAGCCAGACACCGCACACGAAATGTCAAGCTGACTTATACCGGCCATTACGCTAATATCCCTTGTGTTGATTTCTTGAACTGCGATCTCGACCCTAACGGCAATTGGATGGTCAGCACAGACATCGACAATAGGCTGCTTGTATGGCGGGTATGGGATAGTCTTGGCCCATTCAACGTTAATCACTTCAATGATGTCTCTTTCAAGTTCTTCCCAGAGACCCTACGTTCTGA TGAGCGTGGCTGGTCTGTAATTGCCCTCGACCCGCGGACCTTCCATCGTGTTAAGTCTACTGAAGAAGCTTGCGGTGGCCCACCCATTCGCCGGGCAAAGAACGGCCGGACCGTTTATGACCTGACGAGAGCGAACAGTCGGATACCGAACGCTTCGCAGATATacaacttcttcccacccGCAGTGAAGATCGAGTCAGAGGAACCTATTTTGCCCGACATATTTGGAGCCGACTGTTGCATCAGCAGACGAAACGGCGCCTCCCAGGCTGCTTTTGCTGACGGCACTTCAGCGGCACTTCGTCGGTATCCAAGCGATGGCGCGTCTACAGAATTTCTCGATACCAACGGGTTGTCCACGGCCACGGGAAACATTCGTCCCTATGATTTTGCCGACACATTCAGCCACCGAGCCGTCAACGGGTCTGTATATGGCGACAACTTGAGCCGCGACGGTTCCGATGTGGATGTTGGGGCGCATAATGCAGCAGGTAATAGGCATTTCCAGTCACTAAATCGCACAGTTCAGAGAGTTGACGCTCTTCATATAGGCCCGGGCCCCTTGACCACACCGGAGTTCCTTCAATTCGCACTTCTCGAGGCTCTTGGCGGCGAAGCTCCCGGCACCGAATTCTATGAGGACGAAATAGATTATTACCTGGCTGGAGGCACTTACAGTTCCGATCATGAGCTGGATAATGCCGACAGTAGTTCCTCCCACAATAGCGATACATCAGCAGCAGGACCTATCCCATACCCACTACTCGACG CAGGCTCCCGATTTCCCATCCTACACTTCTCACAAACAGACATCCGTTTGATACCCCATCCATTCGCAAACTACGCCACAGCCGTCTGCGGCGACCCTCTACGACAACCCCTCACCCATCCCGTCGTCTCCATCCGAGCCTGCGATCGCTTCAACATGGTCAAGTATGTCCCAGAACATGGCATCGTGATCGCCGCATCCCAAAAAGGCCGCGCAGCCGTCATAGCCCTCACGGAATCCGAAACCACCGGCCTATCATTCCGGATCGACTGGATCGTACCCCTCGAGAGCCAAGAAAAATACGGCGACCGTCctctcatccccatcttAGGAATGAGCGTGAGTCCCATCCAAGGTTTCGAGTTTCCACCAGACGTGCCCTACATCCCCCGCGACGTCAAGCCCGACGACCTCGCCTTCCAGTTCAAGTACCTAAGTCACGACGAACACAATTCCTCTCTATCAAGCAGCGTCATGCTACAACAGAATTCCTTCAACGAAGAAATCAACAACTCCGAAGCCGATCCCAGTGAaactgccgctgccgatGACGACAgccccccaccacccccgcTCAGCTTACCTGAATGCCACGCCCGTGCAAGCAGTGCCTACCAACCCGAAGAAAGTTGGCGCGGCTGGAACCCATCGCGCCATTACCGGCTCATGCTCATGTACGCAGATCACACCATCATGAGCTACGAGTTCTGGTATAAGTGGAACACTACAGATAGTGGTTCAAATGGGCAGGAtctcgacgaggaagatgatattcTCCTTGTATAG
- the FAR11 gene encoding FAR11/STRIP family protein (BUSCO:EOG09260RVQ;~COG:S;~EggNog:ENOG410PG4S;~InterPro:IPR040185,IPR012486,IPR021819;~PFAM:PF07923,PF11882) has protein sequence MDDASEPADSAMQEHHFVKADEVDQTGTDISTVSDDQLMEEVAEGIRQEQSQQNVPTAPNEAPVEIHRAPKRPELRRDASAPPPPLQPPPPAPVQQHVERPSDSLSLAQLKQLVQEMPKVEQPAYAFEYADSQPFAEEVEEWFQYSEFDRVMLIGMKSSFDHRWSCFCEDQSVDSAMQSWITASYELRKTFMSQLINNLGDRAVLVRIEALEAICYALTGVWGLTAGRVVDELPEGRPQPGAEAESRSLQIKWTEQNVCLLQECSGIQPLMDCLCCVFERHRSSSAPDADNTGQEGANPAYVAALEREANLVLTALYLSVEVGRKQDALDTQNAPLRDTLMSLEPNLLVFLVEIIARLRWDDSANVPLTRVILLFWKSLLLFFGGTDKLKEAKEALEPTLEARKTATNRRTPFLTASPLDYHNFRQEITSKYPAYNPPPPVVPLELENNSILPPLPQHPSRIGSSAGPFSGVGPSVAGGSGSIIHHPVHIATPAPSPPPSPIGPGGKAGKKQNYQTNQNFPFMYPPLDDSSNDLGGKGTTELQDNLVGKKWQGSDVPASIIEAGRLFSTHVKMTRAMRQLWEERERFMKYDRGWYPDENQLLLNENTLGGLADELQDLNVSEKRSSTDSTPKEETENADIQRRLDAVEAFYRQALVHLQSITIVFLKIILTNVSAMVSQANGQAAQAMGDGYGSVINGFPANHVNGHIDLNSEAAIDELDNIRLREITGKAISGSLLLLVKWFKRSHILKFEYMTQLLLDSNYLPLILKMFAHQDVDQAVAQKNDREELGFFRFCHLHSNQPPESTTDLDEDSSLSDDEAVPPPITRHRQDTGNSVRGVSPEVPVPEFMEGPHRPEVDELGYPTAPPPKEPITVFSFRNFFSAINYLHIMQKITRDKAHRCLLLVQYKSSTILRKGLKIPDPHLRFYTLKLFKSQVPYCGRKWRQSNMRVITAIYLYCRPELRDDWLSGGDIDSEVEEALPLEQALRGLTHWWHLRRYKDVMGGEEGASMMEEERDFFVRELEAMGWGMAGEESFGGSEDAEMGGPMVNGTGTEWDGAPLQMEGW, from the exons ATGGATGATGCATCGGAGCCTGCGGATAGTGCCATGCAAGAGCATCATTTCGTTAAAGCAGATGAAGTTGACCAAACTGGAACGGACATCAGCACCGTTTCGGATGACCagttgatggaggaggtAGCTGAGGGGATACGCCAGGAGCAGTCACAGCAGAATGTACCTACTGCGCCTAATGAAGCACCAGTAGAGATTCACAGAGCACCAAAACGCCCTGAGCTGCGTCGGGATGCTTCTGCCCCACCGCCTCCTCTACAGCCACCGCCTCCAGCTCCGGTCCAGCAACATGTGGAAAGACCATCTGATTCATTGAGTCTTGCTCAGCTGAAACAGCTGGTTCAGGAGATGCCCAAGGTTGAACAGCCTGCCTATGCTTTCGAGTATGCGGACTCCCAGCCATTCGCCGAGGAAGTCGAGGAATGGTTCCAGTACAGCGAGTTCGACAGAGTCATGCTCATTGGCATGAAGTCGTCATTTGACCATAGATGGAGTTGTTTCTGCGAAGACCAGTCTGTGGACAGTGCTATGCAGTCCTGGATCACCGCCTCTTATGAATTACGAAAGACGTTTATGAGCCagcttattaataatttaggTGACCGTGCAGTTCTTGTCCGAATTGAGGCCTTGGAGGCCATATGCTATGCTTTGACTGGTGTTTGGGGCCTGACGGCCGGTCGAGTTGTTGATGAGCTCCCGGAGGGTCGTCCTCAGCCAGGTGCAGAGGCCGAAAGCCGGTCACTTCAGATCAAATGGACTGAACAGAATGTTTGCCTGCTACAAGAATGCTCGGGTATCCAGCCGCTGATGGACTGCCTATGCTGTGTCTTTGAGAGGCATCGCAGTTCCTCCGCACCGGACGCAGATAACACGGGACAAGAGGGTGCCAACCCTGCCTATGTTGCTGCTCTGGAGAGAGAAGCAAATCTAGTGTTGACGGCTCTTTATTTGTCTGTGGAAGTCGGCCGCAAGCAAGACGCTCTTGATACCCAGAATGCCCCTTTGAGAGATACTCTCATGAGTCTGGAGCCAAATCTGCTTGTGTTCCTGGTGGAAATCATTGCGCGGTTGCGTTGGGACGACTCTGCCAATGTTCCGCTGACCAGAGTCATTCTTCTATTTTGGAAGTCTTTGCTGCTTTTCTTCGGAGGCACTGATAAATTgaaggaggccaaggaagcACTAGAGCCGACCCTCGAGGCAAGAAAAACAGCCACTAATCGAAGGACCCCTTTTCTCACTGCCTCGCCCTTGGATTACCACAACTTTCGACAGGAGATTACATCCAAGTATCCTGCATATAATCCGCCACCTCCTGTGGTCCCCCTAGAGCTAGAAAATAATTCGATTCTTCCCCCACTCCCGCAACATCCCAGCAGGATCGGCTCTTCTGCAGGTCCCTTTTCTGGAGTTGGCCCTTCTGTGGCGGGTGGCAGTGGTtcaatcatccatcacccTGTCCACATCGCTACCCCggcaccctctcctccaccgtcacCCATCGGCCCTGGCGGCAAAgcggggaagaagcaaaacTACCAGACAAACCAGAACTTTCCTTTCATGTACCCACCTCTAGATGATTCAAGTAATGACCTCGGAGGAAAGGGCACCACAGAGCTGCAAGATAATCTTGTGGGAAAGAAGTGGCAGGGTAGTGACGTTCCGGCGTCCATCATCGAGGCTGGGAGGCTGTTCTCAACCCATGTCAAGATGACAAGGGCGATGCGGCAACTCTGGGAAGAGCGAGAGCGTTTTATGAAATACGACCGCGGCTGGTATCCTGATGAAAACCAGCTTCTTTTGAACGAGAACACCCTTGGTGGATTGGCAGATGAGCTGCAAGACCTGAATGTCTCCGAGAAGAGGTCTAGTACTGATAGCACACCGAAAGAGGAAACTGAAAATGCGGATATTCAGCGACGCCTGGATGCCGTTGAAGCGTTCTAC AGACAAGCACTGGTGCATCTACAGTCTATAACGATTGTCTTCCTGAAGATAATCCTAACGAATGTCAGCGCCATGGTGAGCCAGGCCAACGGACAAGCTGCTCAGGCCATGGG TGATGGTTATGGATCGGTGATCAATGGGTTCCCAGCCAATCATGTCAACGGGCATATTGATCTCAACTCTGAAGCCGCCATCGATGAGCTCGACAATATTCGTCTCCGGGAAATCACCGGAAAAGCGATCTCTGGCTCTCTGTTACTGCTTGTCAAGTGGTTCAAGAGATCTC ATATCTTGAAGTTCGAGTATATGACGCAGTTGCTACTCGACTCCAACTATCTGCCGTTGATTTTGAAGATGTTTGCCCACCAGGATGTGGATCAGGCAGTAGCGCAGAAGAATGATCGAGAGGAACTGGG TTTCTTCCGTTTCTGCCATCTTCACTCGAACCAACCGCCGGAATCGACAACCGACCTGGACGAGGACTCCTCACTTAGTGACGACGAGGCTGTCCCTCCGCCCATCACCCGGCATCGCCAGGACACAGGCAATTCAGTACGCGGCGTGTCGCCCGAAGTACCTGTTCCCGAGTTTATGGAAGGGCCTCATCGTCCAGAGGTTGACGAACTAGGCTATCCTACAGCCCCCCCACCTAAGGAGCCGATTACTGTGTTCTCATTCCGTAACTTTTTCTCAGCGATCAATTACCTCCACATCATGCAGAAGATCACCCGCGACAAGGCCCATCGATGCCTTCTCCTGGTGCAGTACAAGTCAAGCACTATCCTTCGCAAAGGGCTCAAGATCCCCGACCCGCACCTGCGGTTCTACACGCTCAAGCTCTTCAAATCGCAGGTGCCCTACTGTGGACGCAAATGGCGACAGAGTAATATGCGGGTGATCACGGCGATCTATCTGTACTGCCGACCAGAGCTTCGCGACGACTGGCTATCTGGCGGAGACATCGACTcggaggtcgaagaagctCTGCCACTGGAGCAGGCACTGCGCGGGCTGACGCACTGGTGGCATCTGCGCCGGTACAAGGACGTGAtgggaggcgaagaaggcgcgtccatgatggaagaagagcgagatTTCTTCGTGCGGGAGCTCGAAGCAATGGGATGGGGCATGGCAGGCGAGGAATCCTTCGGAGGCAGCGAGGACGCTGAAATGGGCGGGCCTATGGTGAACGGAACGGGGACCGAATGGGACGGAGCTCCACTGCAAATGGAAGGATGGTAA